In Candidatus Neomarinimicrobiota bacterium, a single genomic region encodes these proteins:
- a CDS encoding flagellar hook protein FlgE, whose translation MDQLVRTAERIAQLTEDGDLPRDIVELISLQRKFEANAIVARMANEMLGSLLDLFA comes from the coding sequence ATGGATCAGCTTGTACGTACAGCTGAGCGGATTGCCCAGCTAACCGAGGACGGTGATCTGCCCCGGGATATTGTGGAGTTGATTTCTTTGCAGCGAAAATTTGAGGCCAACGCCATAGTCGCACGCATGGCCAACGAAATGCTGGGCTCACTCCTCGATCTGTTCGCCTAG